In Actinoplanes octamycinicus, the genomic window AGCGCGACGTGCTCGTCGACCACCCGGCCGCGCAGCCCGCCGACCCGGATCGCGGAGAAGATGAACGCCGCCCCGGTCAGCGCCTCGTCCAGGTCGGTGGTGGTGACCACGGCGGGCGCGTCCGGCACGTCGCGGGCCAGCGCGGCCAGCACCCGGCCGATCCCGTCCAGCCGCCCGGGGTCGACGTCGTGCAACGCCACCTCGGTGATCCCGGTGTGCCGGTGGTCGGCGAGCAGCGCCTTGTAGACCAGCGGCACCCGGAAGCCGCCGCCGCCCAGAACGGTCAGTCGCATGTCAGCCCTTCATCGCTTCGTTTCCCGCGTCCTGCGCTCTCCGCAGGCCCTCCGGAACCCCGAGCTGGCCGAGGAAGACCTGCTGCAGGATCGGCGTGTAGGCGGTCCCGCCGGCCCCGACCTTCGGCCCGACCGGGGCCGGGAAGGTGGTCCCGCCGGCCGAGTCCAGGAACGGCTGCACGTCCACGCCCTGTTTCTTCCAGTAGTCGACGAAGGCCGGCTGCGCCGCGGTCACCCCGGGGAACGCGTAACCACCCTCGGCGAGCGGTCGCTGCCCCTCCGCCGAGCCGAGCCACCTGAGCACCTCGACCGTGGCGTCCCGGTGCGGCGTTTTCGCCGAGGCGACCGCGGCCACCCCGTGCACCACCCCGACCCGCCCGGCCGGGCCGGTCAGCATCGGCGCCAGCCCCCAGGCGAACCCGGCGCCCTCCTGGATGCTCTTCAAGTGGTACGGCCCGGACTGGAACAGCGCGATCTTGCCCTGGGTGAACAGCTGCAGCGTCTTGTCGCCGTTGGTGTTGGTGTCGGCGGCCGGCGGCGCCACGTGGTCCTTGTTGATCAGGTCGACCACGTACTGCACGGCCTGCTCGGTCTTCGGCTGGCCGGCGAAGGTGAACGAGTCGCCGGACTGCCAGGTGCCGCCGTTCGACCCGACGAAGTCCCAGAGGATCGCCTGCTGGTCGAAGGCCGCGTTGATGCCGAAGACGCCGGCGCCCGGGTCGGTGAGCTTGCGGGCCGCCGCGCGCAGCGTGTCCTTGGCCCCGGCCGGGTCCCAGGTGAGCGTGGCCGGGTCGACGCCGGCCCTGGCGACCAGGTCCTTGTTGTAGAAGAGCGCGATCGAGTCCCACAGCTGCGGCACGCCCCACAGCTTGCCGTTGCGGGTGTAGAGGTCGACGACCGGTGTCGTCCAGCCCGGGTCGGGGTCGACCGGCAGCAGCTGGTTGTTGTCGGCGTAGATCCCGAAGTTCGAGGTGTTGGTCCAGAAGATGTCCGCGGTGGTGCCGGCTGCGATGTCGGCCGGCAGTTTGGTCCAGTAGTCCGCCCACGGCACCAGCTGGACGGTCACCTTGACGTCCGGATGGGCTTTCTCGAAGGCGGCGAACGACTGCTCGTACGCCTTGGCCACCTGGTCGTCCCAGAGCCGGAAGGTGACCGTGGTCTTGCCGTCCTGCTCGTCGCCGCCGGCCACCGAGCAGCCGGCCAGCAGGAGCAGGGTCATCAGCAGCAGGGACAGTCGTCGCATGTGCTCACCTCATCCCGGTGATGGTGATCGATCGGACGATGTGCTTCTGGAAGATCACGAAGAGCACGAGCAGCGGCATGGTGGCGAGCGTGGTGGCGGCCATCACCAGCGTCCAGTTGCCCTGGTACTGGCTCTGCAGGCCGGCCACCGCCACGGTCAGCACCTGCCACCGCTCGCCGCTGGTGATCACCAGCGGCCAGAGGAAGTCGTTCCAGTGGGTGACCACCGTGATGATCAGCAGGGTGGCCAGGATCGGGCGGCTCAACGGCAGGATCACGTGCCGCAGCACCCGCAGGTGGCCGGCGCCGTCGATCCGGGCGGCGTCCAGCAGCTCCTGCGGGATGGCCCGGAAGAACTGGCGGAGCAGGAAGATGGCATAGGGCGAGCCGAACATCGCGGGCAGCACGATCCCCCAGAACGTGTTCCCCAGGCCGGCCTCGCTGAGCAGCACGAACCGCGGCACCAGGACCGCCACGATCGGCACCATCAGGGTGGCCAGGTAGACCCAGAAGAGCGCGTCCCGGCCCGGGAAGTCGAGCCGGGCGAACGCGTACGCCGCGAGCACCGAGCAGGTCAGCTGCCCGAGCACGACCACCAGCACCACCTGCAGGGTGATCACCAGTGGCGGGACCAGGGTGTGCCCGCCGACCACCAGCTCCGCGTAGTTCGCCCCGGTCACCGGGTCGGGCGGGGCCAGCGGCGGCTGCTGGGCGAACTGCCGCGGCGTCTTCACCGACGTCTGCACGCTCATCAGGTAGGGCGCGAGGATCACCAGCGCGCCCAGTCCCAGCGCGAGATAGGTCAGCACGGCTCGCCGCACGGTCCTCACCCCATCTCCTCCGTGGTACGCCGGCGGAAATACGTCTGCTGCGCCAGGGTCACCGTGATCAACAGCAGGAACAGCAGCACGGACATGGCCGCCGCCCGCCCCATCCGGAAGTCGACGAACGCCTCCCGGTAGATCGCGTAGGCCACCACCTCGGTGCGCCCGGCCGGCCCGCCCCGGGTCATCGCGTAGACCGTGTCGAACACCTGGAAGCTGCTGATCACGCCGGTCACCAGGACGAAGAACATGGTCGGCCGGAGCAGCGGCAGGGTGATCCGGCGGAACCCCTGCCACGGGCCGGCGCCGTCGATCCGGGCGGCCTCGGAGTACTGCGGCGGGATGCCGGCCAGACCGGCCAGGAAGAACAGCGCCACATAGCCCACATTGGTCCAGACGGTGACCGCGGCGACCGACGGCAGCGCCAGGACCGGGCTGGTCAGCCACTCGACCCGGTGGCCGAGCAGCTGGTTGACCGCACCGTCGGACGGGTCGAGCAGCCAGCGCCAGACCACGCCGAGAGCGAGCGGGGCGCTGATCCAGGGCAGCACCAGCACCGCGCGGAACACCGTGGAGCCGGGCAGCCGCTGGTCGAGCAGCACCGCGGCGGCCAGGCCGAGCGCGGTCTGCACCGGGATGACCAGCAGCACGAAGAAGGCGGTGACGGCCAGCGAGCGGCCGAAGGCCGGGTCGGTGAGGATCGACCGGTAATTGTCCAGGGCGGTCCAGTGCGCCGGGCTGACCAGGTCCCACCGGAACAGGCTGATCCCGGCCACCACCGCGACCGGCAGCAGCAGGAAGCCGCCGACCCCGACCAGGCTGGGCGCCAGGAAGGCATAACCCACCGCGGTGTCGCGCCGGTGCCCGGCCGTCATTGCTCGGCGAGCGCGTCGGACAGCTGGGCGATCGTCGCGGTGGCCCGGTGCACCGCGTTGCGCCGGCCGGGTGGGATCACCTCGGGCAGGAACCCGAACCGCCGGGCCAGCTGGCCCTCGCTGGACTCCGGGTGGCGCCGCTCGGCGGCCCGCAGGGTGGCCTGCCACCAGTCGGCGATGTCGCCCCAGCCGGGCGCCGACAGCGACCCGCCGAAGTGCTGGACGGAGAGCGCGGCCACCAGGTTGGCGAAGGCCACCCGGTCGGCGAGCGGCCAGCCGCCGAGCGTGCCGGCGATGAACCCGGCGGTGAAGACGTCACCGGCGCCGGTCGGGTCGAGCGCCTCCACCGGCACGCCCGGCACGGTCGCCACCTCGCCGGTCGCCGAGTCGACGGCCAGCGCGCCGTCCCCGCCGTCGGTCACCACCACGATCGGGACCAGGCCGGCCAGCTTGTCGAGGGCGGCGGCCGGCGTGCCCGTGCGGGTGTAGCGCATCGCCTCGACCGCGTTGGGCAGGAAGGCGTGGCAGTCGGGCAGCACCGCGAGGGCGTCGACATCCCACTGGTCGGTCTCGTCCCAGCCGACATCGGCGAAGATCAGGGTCCCGTTGCGCCCGGCCCGGGACACCCAGCCGGTGCCCGAACCGCCCAGGCTCACCGCCGCCGCGCGCGCCGCGGGCAATCCGTTGACCAGGCCCTGGTCGTCGGTGGGCAGCGGATGCCCATGGGTGATCATGCTGCGGTCCCGGTCGTAGGCGACCGAGACGGTGACCGGCGAGTGCCAGTCGTCCAGGCGGCGGGACGCGGAGAGGTCGATTCCCTCCTGCCGGCTGAGCACCTGATGACAGAATTCGCCGTAGGCGTCCGTGCTCAGCGCGGTGCCGAGCCCGGTGCGCAGGCCGAGCCGGCTGGCCGCCACCGCCAGGTTGGCCACGCCGCCCGGGCAGGAGCCCATCCCGGAGGCACGCACCTCGGCACCGGGCCCGGGCAGCTCCCGCAACCCGGTGAAGATGACATCGAGGAACACCACCCCGGGGACGAAGAGATCGAGCTGGCGTGCCATCAGCCGATCTTACCCCCGCATCGATAGGTCAAGTGGTGATTGATCACTGGCTGCGACGCAGGTCTCCATGGGCCGCACGCAGCGTGTCCACGTGGCGGTCGGTGCCGTGCGGGTGCAACTGGTCGAGCAGCTGCCACGCCTCGTCCAAGGCGTGGGACAACTCGCGGATCCGCCCGGCGTGCTGCCGGCGCACGTCCTCCCGCACCTTCTCGATCCGGCGCAGCCAGCCGGCCCGGGCCTCGGCGCTGACCTCGGCGGCCGGTCGTGGCGGGTCGGGTGGCGGCTCCAGCACGTCGCGGGCCGGGACGATGGCGGCGATCGGGCGGCCACCGTCGGCCACCACGGTCACCTGGCCGGTCAGGCCGGTGAGCCGGACCAGCTGCTGGAAGCGCAGGCGGGTCTCGGCGACGGACAACTCGATGCGGCGACGGATCGGCATGGCTGGTTCTCCCATGCCGCGATGATGCGCGCGGGGTATGACAAAAACTCAGCGAGTGACGGTCTCGCGGTAGGGCTCGGGCACGGCGGCGGCCCGCCGGATGTCGTAACCGGGCTCCAGCGTGCCGAGCAGCCGATCACACACGGTGGTGTAGAAGCCCAGGTTGTAGCGGGGATCGGCGTGGTGTCCGACGTGCATGGTGGGCGTGGCGATCCATCGGAAGAGCAGATTTCCGCGTACGGCCGGCGGCAACGGCTCGACACCGAGGTGGCCGAGGATCCCGAAGATCAGGTTCAGTGCCGTGTACGCCGCGAGGGCCGCGATCGAGAACGGGTGGACGGCGAGGACCACCAGCCACATCGCCCCGAACCCGATCGCCTCCAGCGGGTGCAGCGCGAACAGCGTGATCGGCCGGGCGTCGGCGAAGACGTGGTGCAGCCGGTGCACCCACGGGAACAGCACCCGCACGTGGACGGTGGCGTGCCCGGCGTACATCAGCACGTCCATCACCATGATCAGCACCAGGAGCTCGGCGACCGCGGCGAAGCCCAGGCCGGTGCGCAGCACGATGACATCGGACTTCCACAGCCACCACCCGGCCACGGTGATCGCCGTGTTGATCAGCGTGGTGCTGCCGACCAGCGCGAGCTCCAGCCGGCTCACCGGCCCCGGGTCCGGGGTGAGCCGCTGGGCGCCGGGCAGCCGCAGCGCCCCGTGTCCGAGCAGCGCGCCCAGTCCGACCAGGACGATGTTCTCCGCCAGCGCCAGCAGCGCGAACCAGCCCGCCCCCAGCGTCTCCAGAAACTGCAGCATGCCGCATCTTGCTGCGCTTCCGGCCACCGGCACAAGGCCGGCGTGCGCCACCCCGGCGCTAGCGCCTGCTTCGGAGTCCGACCGGGGCTGCGGCGTGGCCAGGAGCGCGCCTGGCAGCGTCCCCGGATCACCCACATACAACCCCGGTATGCGGGCGATCCGGGGCCGTTGCCAGCCACCCTCCTGACCTCGCCTCGCACTCGGCCGGACTCCGAAACAGGCGCTCTAGGAGTCGCCGAGCCGGGGGATCACCGTGCGGACCGCGACCGGGGCGCCCGGGGCGCCGCCCGCCCGGGAACGGTACTCCGGCACGCCCACGCAGGTGAACAGCAGCGTCGCCAGGTCGTCGGCTTCGCCGAGGAGGGCCGGCACCTCCGAGTCCAGGAAGGTCATCCCGGACGCGCTCGCACCCAGCGCGTACGCCGCCAGGTGCAGCCGGCCCTCGACCAGCCCGGCGGCCAGCTGGGCGTCGCGGTAGCCGCGGTCGTCCAGGCCGGCGAGCGGGACGGCCGCGATCACCACGTACGCCGCGTCGGCGGCCAGCCCCTGGTCCAGGCAGATCCGCAGCAGCTCGCCGCGCAGCTCCGCGGCCTGCCGCGGTTTCTCCAGGTCCGGCCAGCGGTACACCCCCGGCGTCATCCCGTCGACGCCGTGCACGGCGACCCAGTGCGGCACCGGCACCCCGCGCAGCGCCGCGGCCAGCGGCCACCGCAACGACTCCGGCGGCAGCGTCCGGCTCCGGTCCATCCGCCGCTGCGAGCCCCGGCGGCGGACCACCTCGTCGAGCGTGGCGGACGGCGGCGCGTCGGCCAGCGCCGGGGCGGCCGGCCACGGCGCGCCCAGCGTGTCCCGCTCGCCGGCCCGCTGCGCCGCGGTGCACAGCGGGAACTCGACCGGCGGCAGCTCGCCGCGCAGCGCCGGACCGGCCGGGCCGATGGCCGGCTCGCCGTCGCCGAGCGAGAGCAGGGCGAGCGGGTACTCGTGCACGCCGTCCGCGCCGACCAGCTCGCGCACCGTCGCGTCCGGGAACAGCGACCGCAGCCGCGGCGCGAGGCCGGCGCTGTCGGCCGCGGCGGTCAGCTGGGCCAGCAGCGTGCCGCCGTCCCAGTAGAGGTGCCGCCAGCCGCGCTCGGCGTAGCGCCAGCCGGTCCGCCACGGCACCCCGGTGACGACCAGGGTGGTCACCGTGCCCGCGGCGGCCGGGCCGATCCGGGCCAGGGCGTGCCGCAGCGGGTCGTACCAGTACACCGCGTCGGGGACGCCGGGCACGCCGCGGGCGCTGACGTAGACCTCGAGCGGGAACCGGGCCCCGGCCGACCCGGCGGCCCGGAACAGGACCGGCCGCCCGTTGCGCTCGGCGGTCCGCACCACCCCGGCGCCGAGGAAGAGCACCCGGCCCAGCTGCGCCGCGTCCAGTGGCCGGGCCGGCGCCCGCGCACCGGCCAGCACGGCGGTCGCGGCCACCCCGGGGTCGGGCAGCTCGCGCGGCAGGTCCAGCACCTCGATCGGGTCCGGGTACGCCTTCATCGGTGGCGGCAGCGTCGCCGGATCGTTCGGGACCAGGTCGTGGCGCACCCGCGGGTCGTCCACCGGCACGTCCCACTCGCGGTCCGGCACGTACGACGTGAGCCGGTGCAGCAGCCCGGCACCCTTGTCGAGATCCATCACATCACCCCACGACTCAGCGCCGGAACCGGAGCAACGCCTCCATCGCCTCGTCCGCGCTGTCGCTGAGCACGGCGAGGTCCACATCGGTGTAGATCCGGCGCCGGGTGTCCACCACGCAGTGCGCCCCGAGCATGATCCCATCCGGCGCGACCAGGGGCACCCCCAGGTAGCTGCGCAGACCGCTGGTGGCCAGGAACGGGTTGGCCGCGTGCGCCGGGTCGTCGCTGAAGTCGGCCACGCAGTACGGCTCGCCGTTCAGCACGGTGCGGCTGCACACCGCCCACTCGGCGGGTGCGCCCTGTGCGGCCGCGACCCAGTCGGCCACCCCGTACGCCCCGACGATCTGCTGCGCGTCGGCGCCCAGCACGGACACCAGCGACACCGGGGTCTCCAGGAGTTTCGCGCTGCGCTTGGCCACCTCGTCGAGCGCCGCTCGCAGGGTCGGGTGGACCAGGTCGTACCGGGCCAGCTCGGAGAGGCGGGCGGGCTCGGCGAGGCGGTCGTACAGACCAGTTCTCATGGGGCCTCCGGAGGGGAAGTCGGGACGGACCACGACCAGGATGACGGATTCCGGCCAGGGAGAAAGGGACGAACCTGTCGGCTAGTGGCGGAAACCTCCGACCGGCGCGGTGGCGGTGCGGGCCACCTCGCCGAGCCGGGACCGGGTGATCGCGTCCGCGACCACGATCGCCGCCATGCTCTTGAGGCTCGCGCTGCGATCCGCCCAGAACCGTTTCATACCCACAGAGTCGGCACCCGGGCGGAGCTGCTGAGAGCCGGTCAGCGCCGGGCTGCGGAGCCCCGCTCCGGCGTACCGGAAAGAGGGTCTTCGATCTTGTCGGGTCAGCCCGCCAGCAACCGGGCGCGGTCCGGGCCAGGCGCGATGTCCGAGACGCCTCCGGAACGTCGGCCGGGCGACAGCCTGCCCAGAAGCAAGTAAACAGCCGTTTACCAGCTGGGTCGCTTCCTCCGCGACATGTGGGTCACCTCCGGGGTGATCCGGAGCCGGCGCAGGAACGGGGCGAACGGGTCGCCGAAGCTCTGCGCCGCCGTGTTCAGCAGCAGCGCCGCGGCCACCATGCCGACCGCCGGGGTGCCGATCAGCAGGGCCAGCACCGAGGCGACCAGGCCGCCCCAGACCATCACCCGCAACCCGACGTCGACGACCGGGATGCCGCTCGGCCGGTGCCGGGTCCAGATCGGCAGGAAGGAGCAGGTCAACGCGATCGCCACGGCGCCGAGCACGGCGGCGGCGGTCAGGAAGGCCTGCGGCCAGTGGTAGTGCCGGCCGAGCGCGTAACCACCGGAAAGCACGCAGCCCAGCCACACCTTGGCGAGCGCCCAGCGCCCGAAGCGGACCAGCGGATCGTCGAAGTCGTCGGCCACCCGCATCATCCTAGGGGGCTTTCATGATCGAAAAACCTGCTCGAACGCGCCGCGGGTGGCGCCGCCCCGGTCCAGGATCGCGAAGACCACCCGGTCGAACCACGGGCTGACCGCGAGCGCGCCGGCGAAGACCCGGGCCACCTCGCCCGGATCGTTGCCGAAGACGCCGCAGCCCCAGGCGCCGAGCACCAGCTCGCGGTGGCCGTGCGCGGCAGCGACCCGGAGCACCCGCGCGGCCCTGCGGGCCAGCGCGCCGCTGATCGCGGGCAGGGATTCCGGTTGGTTGCGGCTGATCGCGGACCGGTTCGGGGCCGCCGACACCAGGAACGAGACGGGGTACGCCGTGGGCAGCAGCCGGCCCTTGTCGTCGCGGAACACCGGAACCGCCGGCGCGTAGATCACCCGGTCGGTGTAGAGCAGCGAACGTTCCGCCCGGTGGTGCTCGTAGAACTCGCCGGCCGCCAGCAGGCACGGGTAGAGCGCGGAGCTGCGGGCCAGGCTCTCCTCCTGGGCCTGGGCGCCGTTCAGGAAGCCGCCACCCGGGTTGCGCGCCGAGGCGAAGTTGAGGCAGGCCGGGTTCCCGCCGAGGCGGCGCGCCGCCCCGAGGGTGGACTCGGCGGTCACCTCGATCACCGGCGGACCGGCCGCCGGGGTGGGCTCCGGCAGGTCGTCGGCGGGCAGGTGCAGCCGGGTGCCGGCAACCGCCCGGGCGACCTGCCCGGCGATCTCCACCGGCCCGTCCGGCCCGGGATAAGAACCCCGCTCGGCGATCTCGACGGCTTCCCGGCCCAACGCCCGCAACCTGGCACTCATGCCGCCGATCATGCGCGACGCGGTCCGCCGCGCGCGAACGCTTTGGCTCGCCGCCCGACTTCCGGCTCCGAGCCGAAGTCACCGCGGATCCAGGCCCTGGTGTCATCGCGGCACTGGCGTGCAGACTTGGGACCCATGCCGGTACTTGATCCCCCCGAATTGACGGCGACGGGTAGCCCGCTGCCCTCAGTTCGCGCTCTCGTCGAAGAGCGCATCATCTTCAACTACCGCCTGCCCGCCGACCACCTGGAACGCCTGCTCCCGGTTGCCTGGCTGACCCCCCAACTCGTCAACGGCGACGCGGTCGCCTCGGTGTGCGTGTTGCGGCTCAGCAAGGTCACGGCCGGTCCGGTCCCCTCCCTGTTCGGCGTCCGAAGCGTCAGTGCGGCGCGGCGCTACGGAGTTCTCGATCAGAGGTCAGGCGGCCGCCCCGCCGTCTTCGTCACCGAGCGCACGACCAACTCGGCTCTCGGCTCCCTCTTCACCGGGGCCGGGTTCTCGGCCCAGCACGAGCATCTGTCCGCGACCATCAGCAGAGACGACGAGTCGTTCGTGGTCGCCTTGGGGAACGACCACTTCAACGGTCGAGCCGTCCCGGCTCAACGATGGTCGTCGTCGCTGTTCCCCACGCCCGGGGACTTCTCGGCCTTCTTGGCCGGGGGGATCCGGAGCTACGGAACGTCCCGGTACGAAGGGCAGCTCACCGTCCTCGACCTGCGCAAAGAGGACAACGGCTATGAACCGCTGGCCGCTCGTGAGGTCCGTGGATCCCTGGTGCAGCCCTGGCTGGACGCCGGAGCCGTTCTGGACAGTGTCGCCCGCACAACGAACGCGACATACCGCTGGACCTACCACGGGCTCACTCGCCGGCCCTGAACCGGGTCTGGCATGTCGGAGGTGACGACACCCAGCTGCCTACCGGCGAAGATCTGGCCTTTGTCGCCGGGAGGGCGGGGCAGCCGATGGTCCAGTGTTCTAGCCTTCGGTCGATGACTG contains:
- a CDS encoding ABC transporter substrate-binding protein; this translates as MRRLSLLLMTLLLLAGCSVAGGDEQDGKTTVTFRLWDDQVAKAYEQSFAAFEKAHPDVKVTVQLVPWADYWTKLPADIAAGTTADIFWTNTSNFGIYADNNQLLPVDPDPGWTTPVVDLYTRNGKLWGVPQLWDSIALFYNKDLVARAGVDPATLTWDPAGAKDTLRAAARKLTDPGAGVFGINAAFDQQAILWDFVGSNGGTWQSGDSFTFAGQPKTEQAVQYVVDLINKDHVAPPAADTNTNGDKTLQLFTQGKIALFQSGPYHLKSIQEGAGFAWGLAPMLTGPAGRVGVVHGVAAVASAKTPHRDATVEVLRWLGSAEGQRPLAEGGYAFPGVTAAQPAFVDYWKKQGVDVQPFLDSAGGTTFPAPVGPKVGAGGTAYTPILQQVFLGQLGVPEGLRRAQDAGNEAMKG
- a CDS encoding carbohydrate ABC transporter permease, encoding MRTVRRAVLTYLALGLGALVILAPYLMSVQTSVKTPRQFAQQPPLAPPDPVTGANYAELVVGGHTLVPPLVITLQVVLVVVLGQLTCSVLAAYAFARLDFPGRDALFWVYLATLMVPIVAVLVPRFVLLSEAGLGNTFWGIVLPAMFGSPYAIFLLRQFFRAIPQELLDAARIDGAGHLRVLRHVILPLSRPILATLLIITVVTHWNDFLWPLVITSGERWQVLTVAVAGLQSQYQGNWTLVMAATTLATMPLLVLFVIFQKHIVRSITITGMR
- a CDS encoding carbohydrate ABC transporter permease, translating into MTAGHRRDTAVGYAFLAPSLVGVGGFLLLPVAVVAGISLFRWDLVSPAHWTALDNYRSILTDPAFGRSLAVTAFFVLLVIPVQTALGLAAAVLLDQRLPGSTVFRAVLVLPWISAPLALGVVWRWLLDPSDGAVNQLLGHRVEWLTSPVLALPSVAAVTVWTNVGYVALFFLAGLAGIPPQYSEAARIDGAGPWQGFRRITLPLLRPTMFFVLVTGVISSFQVFDTVYAMTRGGPAGRTEVVAYAIYREAFVDFRMGRAAAMSVLLFLLLITVTLAQQTYFRRRTTEEMG
- a CDS encoding carbohydrate kinase family protein: MARQLDLFVPGVVFLDVIFTGLRELPGPGAEVRASGMGSCPGGVANLAVAASRLGLRTGLGTALSTDAYGEFCHQVLSRQEGIDLSASRRLDDWHSPVTVSVAYDRDRSMITHGHPLPTDDQGLVNGLPAARAAAVSLGGSGTGWVSRAGRNGTLIFADVGWDETDQWDVDALAVLPDCHAFLPNAVEAMRYTRTGTPAAALDKLAGLVPIVVVTDGGDGALAVDSATGEVATVPGVPVEALDPTGAGDVFTAGFIAGTLGGWPLADRVAFANLVAALSVQHFGGSLSAPGWGDIADWWQATLRAAERRHPESSEGQLARRFGFLPEVIPPGRRNAVHRATATIAQLSDALAEQ
- a CDS encoding sterol desaturase family protein; amino-acid sequence: MLQFLETLGAGWFALLALAENIVLVGLGALLGHGALRLPGAQRLTPDPGPVSRLELALVGSTTLINTAITVAGWWLWKSDVIVLRTGLGFAAVAELLVLIMVMDVLMYAGHATVHVRVLFPWVHRLHHVFADARPITLFALHPLEAIGFGAMWLVVLAVHPFSIAALAAYTALNLIFGILGHLGVEPLPPAVRGNLLFRWIATPTMHVGHHADPRYNLGFYTTVCDRLLGTLEPGYDIRRAAAVPEPYRETVTR
- a CDS encoding GAF domain-containing protein, which encodes MRTGLYDRLAEPARLSELARYDLVHPTLRAALDEVAKRSAKLLETPVSLVSVLGADAQQIVGAYGVADWVAAAQGAPAEWAVCSRTVLNGEPYCVADFSDDPAHAANPFLATSGLRSYLGVPLVAPDGIMLGAHCVVDTRRRIYTDVDLAVLSDSADEAMEALLRFRR
- a CDS encoding TIGR02452 family protein; the encoded protein is MSARLRALGREAVEIAERGSYPGPDGPVEIAGQVARAVAGTRLHLPADDLPEPTPAAGPPVIEVTAESTLGAARRLGGNPACLNFASARNPGGGFLNGAQAQEESLARSSALYPCLLAAGEFYEHHRAERSLLYTDRVIYAPAVPVFRDDKGRLLPTAYPVSFLVSAAPNRSAISRNQPESLPAISGALARRAARVLRVAAAHGHRELVLGAWGCGVFGNDPGEVARVFAGALAVSPWFDRVVFAILDRGGATRGAFEQVFRS
- a CDS encoding DUF2071 domain-containing protein, whose translation is MPVLDPPELTATGSPLPSVRALVEERIIFNYRLPADHLERLLPVAWLTPQLVNGDAVASVCVLRLSKVTAGPVPSLFGVRSVSAARRYGVLDQRSGGRPAVFVTERTTNSALGSLFTGAGFSAQHEHLSATISRDDESFVVALGNDHFNGRAVPAQRWSSSLFPTPGDFSAFLAGGIRSYGTSRYEGQLTVLDLRKEDNGYEPLAAREVRGSLVQPWLDAGAVLDSVARTTNATYRWTYHGLTRRP